The following nucleotide sequence is from Natronosalvus caseinilyticus.
GCTGTACGAGGCGACGGCGACCGCGACCGGGTATGGCTTCCCGAGCGGGCACGCCACGACGAGCACGATCCTCTACTTCGGCTTGGCGGGCGTCCTCGCCGTCGGAAGCCGACGGACGCGATACGCCGCTGCCGCCGCCCTCGTCGCCACCGTCTCGGCGACTCGCGTCGTCCTCCGTGTCCACTACCTCCAGGACGTCGTCGCCGGCGTTGCCCTGGGATTGACGCTGCTGGCCGGGACGCACCTCGTCCTCTCTCGCGTCGACACCGACGAACCCGCAGCGACCTTCGGGCTGGCCATCCTGTGTAGCGGGTTCTACCTGTACACCAGCGCCGCCGAACCGGACGCGATACTCCTGGCCGGAGCCACCCTTGGCGCGTTCGTCGGCTGGCAGGCGACCCGTTTCGACGGCAGCCGAATCCGGATGACGCCGTTCGGTCACCCCGTCTCGGGTCGCGCGCTGATCGCGGCGCTGTCGCTGGG
It contains:
- a CDS encoding phosphatase PAP2 family protein produces the protein MSPGTDVIQPVQSTVPDWQAILVALLTQLGDVWFVAVVLLGLYWFHPSKRRQVATLAGVMLSGIGIYRGFKALFAIPRPDEPLRDPETVSTMVQPLYEATATATGYGFPSGHATTSTILYFGLAGVLAVGSRRTRYAAAAALVATVSATRVVLRVHYLQDVVAGVALGLTLLAGTHLVLSRVDTDEPAATFGLAILCSGFYLYTSAAEPDAILLAGATLGAFVGWQATRFDGSRIRMTPFGHPVSGRALIAALSLGAALLAVVTVTRVPALAASLVAGLFTAFAIGAPVVRPSSLERLVPA